CGAGGCCACATCCAGTTATCCGTATCACCACCAAATTTACCTATGCTGGAGGGAGGAGCATAAACTAGACGAACATCACGAATAGCCAGTTGCTTGATCAAAAAATAAGAGGCTCCGCTATGGAAACTGTATACTTCACAGCGATAATCTTGCGACGTCTCACACTCTGCAACAAGGCGTTTTTCATTCTCTTCAATAGCGTTGTAATATGCATTACCGCTTAAGCCTGACTTAACTGCACCACGAACTTTGTCTGTCACGTCAGTTAAAGATTCAGTCACATAGACTCGACTTCCAGGGGCGGCTGCTACTTCGGCTTTCATGGTTTTTGCCACAAAGCCGTCTTTTAGCAAGTTATTTTGTTCCGTGGAGTTGTACTGAATAGATCCATAAGCACAGTGGTGATTCGTTACCACCAACCCTTTAGGCGATACAAATGAGGCAGTGCATCCGCCCAAACTAATAATGGCATTCATTGGGAATTGGGATAAATTAGTCATTTGCGCAGGATCCAATTGTAAGCCTGCTTGTTTTAATTCATCGGCGATGGTGTTTAGTTGATGGGGTTGCCACATCCCTTCGTCCGCGGTAGCTTGTAAACCCACTAAAGTTAAAGCCGCAATTAAAGTGCGGCGCAATATATTACTCACGTTATTTGTCTCCCTAAATAAGGTTTTTAATTATTATTACGTTGTTTCGCAGTCTATCTAACAATTACGGGGCTGTCGCGCAGACGGGAATTGAATGCCTGCAATTGAGTGTGTGGAATGCTTTACATATATTTCAGGCATTTAATTGTTCCGTTGAGCTACAATCATTATTCTTGGCTGAGTCAAACAACGTCAGTTGCAAAAAGAAAAGTGATTTCAGCGGTTGTATGTGGTTTAGTAATTGATATAATTTTTAATCCTTATTAAAAGCGATGTCATTGCCGTGAGATTTTTAGTAGCAATTATTGGTGTATTATTTTATGTACAAACTATTAAGGTTTGGGCAGATAATTCCCTTATTGACGGATTAGACTTGTACTCTGATTCCGCCTTAGTGACTGAAAGTATCAATTCCAAAAGCCGTAATATTTCTACAGGCATAGACACATTGCAGTTGCTCTTCGATAGGCTGTTATTAGACGTCAACCTGCTAAATGTGCCTTTCTCCCGTTCGCTGAATTATATTGATAAAGGCCAGTCGGCATGTGTCGTCAGTAAGATTAAAACACCAGAAAGAGAAACAAAGTATTTATTTACTCATGCGCTTAACTTCTTCGAAACGCAAAAATTGTATCAGCTAGGTGAACTGCCGCCAATTGCCCCTGAGCTTTTAAATAGCAGTGGTGAAGTGAAGGATATTCACAGCGTATTGAATGCCATGCCATCTTCCACTATTTTGCTACCAAGAGACTACTCATTTGGTTCTCGTGTCGATATAGATTTAGCTAAAGTCAATAAAGAACAAATTATACCTATTGCGAATAGCGATTTTTATGACTCATTTATGAGGATATGGACAGCCAAACGGACCGATTTTGCACTCATTTATCCGGTGCGGTTATATAAGCATTTCAAACAAGATAATCCAATAGAAATGCGTAGTTATGATATTGCAACAAATCCGAAATTTGTCACAGGACATATCTTATGCGGTGATAGCCCTAAAGGCAGAGCCTTTATAGATGCAGTTAATCAAGCAATTATAGCCATGTATTCTGAGCCTAGCTTCATAACGGCGCATACGAGCTATTTACCGCCGCAAAGTGCTCAGGCTATCTCTGGCATAATACAATCCCACAAAGAACAAATACTCCTGGCAAATCAGTAATCAGTTATCCGCAGTTTTAAGTTTTTTACCACCGTTGAGTGACTTCCTTTATCAAGACACCCAACTTAATCGAACTTTATCAAGTCAAAATTTTTACTAAGACACCCAACTTAACTACGTCGTGATTTGCTTAGTAATTTTTACTAAGACACCCAACTTATTTACGTCCTGATTTGCTTAGAAAGGGGCTTTGTTCTACGCTTGGTTAAGGATATAAAACCAATGGATGGTGACTTATGCCGCAGGCGCGTAAAAATCAAATTAGCTTAATCGATACCCCTTATTACCACTGTATATCGCGCTGCGTGCGGCGTTCATTTTTGTGTGGGACCGATTTATATTCCGGGCAAAGTTATGAGCATCGTAGAGACTGGGTTGAGAAGCGGCTGTTATTCTTGTCCGGCCAATTTGCCATTGACGTTTGTGCCTATGCTGTAATGAGCAACCATACACATGTTGTCTTGCATGTTGACAGAGATGCGGCGTTAGCTTGGTCAATTGATGAGGTGTTAAATCGTTACCATAGACTACACAGCGGTACTTTGTTGACGCAGAGATTCGCGAAAGGAGAAGTGCTAAGCCCAAGTGAAAATATTAGCTTGCTTGAAACCGTCAAGGTGTACCGCGGTCGCTTATACGATATCAGTTGGTTTATGCGAGATCTGAATGAATATATTGCACGTGAAGCTAACAAAGAAGATGGATGTACGGGGAGGTTCTGGGAGGGGCGCTTTAAATCCCAGGCACTATTGGACGAAGGAGCGATATTGACGTGTATGGCTTATGTAGATTTAAACCCCATTCGCGCCAAGATGTCAAAAAGCATCGAGACGGCCAGTCATACTAGTATCCAGAAAAGAATTCACGCACTTAAGCAGGGCAGAGCACAGCCTGCAGCTCTGATGGCCTTCACCGGGAATCATAGAAAAAATCTGCCTAAGGGCATTGTTTACCACCTTGAGGATTATTGTGAGCTTTTGAAAATAACCTGTCGTTGTATTCGCGAAAGTAATGCGGCTCACCTAGACAGCTATCAGAGTCCCATTCTCGAGCGATTAGGCTTACCTTCAGACCATTGGATGACCTTAACCACTGAATTTGAAAGTCACTTCTGTTATGCCGTAGGAGCCGAGTCTATGATGCAAAAATTTAAAACTCATACCAGCCATCAGCGATTGCGAGGGATGAGTGCGGCAAGAGCCCTCTTTAACTGCGCCTAAGCTACCAAATCCAATCTAACCCTTTCAACGTCAGCATCAGGTGGCGTTAATATCACTATGTCTATGTGTTCAGGAAACCCTGTTCCTTCAACAAATTTCGCTGTAACAAATCATATATAAGCAGTAATTCACTGGTCTCGCGTCTGAGTATTAGCATGAACACGGTACCTCGAATCTGTTGTGAATTGGTTAGGGGAGTGTGTTGGATGTCTTTAGTTCTTTCTTTTTTAAGTTGGGTGTCTTTAGTTCTTTTTTAGTTCTTTTTATTCTTAGCATGGACACGTCACCTCGAGGCTGACTTGTTATTTTTATTTATTTTTTTACTTGCGATGTGTGTCCATCTTTTAATCTTTAATCATCTTTTACAATGGGTGTCTTTACTTCTCTTTCATCTTGTCATTAAGCAATTTGACTTTAAAATTGACAGTGTCAATATAAAAGATATCATGGGTTATAAGCTTATCTAAACCGATAACCATTTAATTTTATTTTCGCTGAAATTAAGCTAAATAGTGACTAGGCGCAGCGCTTTGGAATGCTTAATAATAGACTCAATATCAGTTAGTCAAACATCGGAACATCTATGCCAAAGGTACTGACACCAGAAGAGATTCGCTGCTTTCGCAATCGTATGTGTGATCACGCATTGGCGTCTTTTGGTAAACATGGGGTAGAAGGCATATCTTTGCGGGGACTGGCTGCAGATTTGAGCTGCAGTCGCACCACGCCGTACAGGTATTTTAAAAATAAGGCCGATATTCTGGCCGCTTTACGCCAGCGTGAGTTTGGATGCATAGCCGATACCCTTGAAGCCGCGTTAATCCAAGAGCCGGAACCTAGCGAGCAGTTAGAGGTACTATGTCGTGCCTATTTAGATTTTGCCATTCAACATCCAGATTCCTACCGGGTAATGTATACCGTTTCACAGCCTGACTCAGGTCAGTATCCCGAATTAGAGGCTGAGATTCTGCGTAGCGGAGAGCCGATGCGTCAGGTTGTGAATGCTTTGGTGAAAGCTGGAAATATTGCAGGGGATCCAGTCAATATTTGTTACGTGCTATGGGCCGGATTGCACG
Above is a window of Aliiglaciecola sp. LCG003 DNA encoding:
- a CDS encoding transposase — translated: MPQARKNQISLIDTPYYHCISRCVRRSFLCGTDLYSGQSYEHRRDWVEKRLLFLSGQFAIDVCAYAVMSNHTHVVLHVDRDAALAWSIDEVLNRYHRLHSGTLLTQRFAKGEVLSPSENISLLETVKVYRGRLYDISWFMRDLNEYIAREANKEDGCTGRFWEGRFKSQALLDEGAILTCMAYVDLNPIRAKMSKSIETASHTSIQKRIHALKQGRAQPAALMAFTGNHRKNLPKGIVYHLEDYCELLKITCRCIRESNAAHLDSYQSPILERLGLPSDHWMTLTTEFESHFCYAVGAESMMQKFKTHTSHQRLRGMSAARALFNCA
- a CDS encoding TetR/AcrR family transcriptional regulator, whose protein sequence is MPKVLTPEEIRCFRNRMCDHALASFGKHGVEGISLRGLAADLSCSRTTPYRYFKNKADILAALRQREFGCIADTLEAALIQEPEPSEQLEVLCRAYLDFAIQHPDSYRVMYTVSQPDSGQYPELEAEILRSGEPMRQVVNALVKAGNIAGDPVNICYVLWAGLHGLISLHLAHLLGNKREIEELSAVMIRSLVRSVSTEPSDKAAAERINTFS